ATAGAGCCGCAATTTGCAAACAAAATTTTTGTTTTATTTCAAAGATTACACGATCGGAATGATTATGATGGCACAGGTATAGGGTTGGCCATTTGTAAAAAAATCATAGAAAGCCACAATGGAAAAATATGGTTTGAATCCGAGCCGGGAAAGGGCAGTGTTTTCTATTTTACCATCGCAAAATAAGTGAGATTTTTTTATTCCCCCACCCTGTTAATAGCCAACCAGTAATATCCTATTTCTGCTATTACATTCATAAACTGTGGCAGATCCAGTGGTTTTGTAACATAGCTGTTCACACCCAGATTGTAGCTTTTTATAATGTCTGCTTGCAAATCCGAACTTGTCATTATTACAATGGGAATGTGTTCAGTAAGCGGATCGGATTTTAAGTACTCCACCAATTCATGCCCATCAACTTTTGGCATATTCAAATCGAGGAAAATAACTTTTGGCCTGTAAATGCGCTCGCTTTTTTTCATTTCCTCAAAAAAATCAATGGCTTCCTCTCCATCTCTAAGGCGCTGAAGCTTATTGTCCAGCTTGTTTGTTTTTAGAGCCCTAATAGCAATTTGTGCATCATAGTCATTGTCTTCCACAATCAAGATTTCCACAGTCTCAGATGTCATTTTATTGTAATTTAGGTAGTTTAAGGTGTATGCTCGTTCCTTTGCCAATTTTGCTATCTGCCCAAACCTTTCCATTGTGGCGCTGAACAATTCGTTCTACTATTGCCAGACCCAAGCCATTGCCCTCAAATTCTTTTTGATGGTGCAGGCGCTTAAAGAGGCCGAAAATCCTGTCTTTGTATTTAGGGTCAAAACCTACCCCATTATCTTTTACGGTGATAATACAGTGAGATTTACTTTCATCGGAAAACATCACCCTTACTTTAGGTTTGTCTTTTTTAGAAGAATATTTAATTGCATTAGACAATAAATTATCAAAAATCTGTTGCATTAAAATCTCATCTCCCATGATCTTTGGCAATGTTCCCATTTCAAATTCAGGCTTGCTGTCATTGAGCTCAAGTTGCCGTTGCCACACTTTTTTTACGAGCCTGTTCAAATCCAGTTTTTGACTGATCAATTCCGAGCTGCCTACTCTTGTTATTTTCAGAATATCATTGATCAATTCATCCATTCGCTGTGCATTGTCTCTTATCATATGCATCAGCTCAGTCATGTCTTTATTAAAGTTTTCAGGGTATTCTTTCAGTAAAATCTGCATAAAACCCTTGATTGCACGCAGTGGGGATTTTAAATCGTGCGATATGGAATAAGCAAAAGCTTTGAGTTCTTCATTGTGGGCATTCAGCTCTTTTTCTTTTTCTTCAAGGGATTTATTTTTTTCTTCCAAAGCTTTTTGAAATTCTATTTCCCTGGTTACATCTACAGTTATACTTAACCCGTAGAGTACTTCACCAAGAAAATTGCGAACAGGACTGAAATAAATTTTATGATAAACACCATCATTCGACATCAGGTGTTCAAATTCTTCACCTGCCAGTACGCGATCGTATTTATCGCTAAGTTTTTCACTGAGATAATCGGGAAATGCTTCGAAAAGAGTTTTTCCCAGCATTTTTTCAGGTTGGTATTTGCTATTTTCAAAAGCTTTGCCTCCCAAAATCAGGTAACGCTTTTCGCGATCAAACAGGGCGATGGTGCCATTCGGGAAATTTCTAACCAATGCATTGTATTTGATGTCGTTGGTGATGAGCTTATCGATAAATTCCTGCTCCTGCCCCAGATTTTTTATAATACCCAATACAAATGATTCTCCATTTTCCCCATTTTCTATTCGCGAGAGATTAAGTGCAATAAAAATTTCTTTGGAATGCGCATTTACTATTTTTCTGCGCAGCTCAAGGGTTTTGTCCCCGTTTTTTAGCAGAATTTCTAATTTGCTTTTTTCAATATCAGTCAGGCTATCATTCAGAAGAATAGTGGAGGACTGTCCATTGAGTTCTTCAGCACTACTATAGCTCAATTGATTGGCAAAGGCAGGATTTGCTTTGACGATATACTTCATGTGTTGATCGAAAAGGAGCATCCCTATGGGGTTGTTGTCAAAGATTGCAGTATAGGGAAGTAATTCGGTCATTATATATACATTTCATTTTGAACTATCCTAAATTAAGATAATTTCAGGATTAAAAAAATTTTTGTTAAACCCTGACAATAAAAAAATCACCATTTTAGTTTTCTCTTTTTATGATAAATTATTATCGAACTCAGGTTAAAAGGTAATCCACAATTTTAAGTGCACTTCTTCTCATTGCGCCCTGCAATATTTGATTAATTTTAGCAAAAATTACTGAAGTATGTTGAAAATAGGAGTATTGGGAGCCGGGCATTTGGGTAAAATACATATTCGCCTCTTAAAAGAAATCGAAGCTTTTGAACTGATCGGCTTTCACGATCAGGATGCTGCAACAGCAGCAAAAGTGAGTAGTGATTTTGATATTCCTCACTATGAAAATATTGAACAACTGATAAATGATTGTGACGCAATAGATGTTGTTACACCCACTATTTCTCATTTTGAATGTGCTGAAATGGCCATTAAAAAGAGCAAGCATGTTTTTATTGAAAAACCTCTTGCCGATACATTGGAGCATGCCAAACAATTGGTAGATCTTGCCAAAGAAGCCAATATAATAGCACAGGTGGGCCATGTAGAAAGATTTAACCCGGCTTTTATGGCCATTAGTGATGAATTGATAGACCCCATGTTTATTGAGGCACATCGCCTCGCTTCATTCAATCCCAGAGGCACAGATGTTTCTGTAGTACTGGATTTGATGATTCACGATATTGATATTATACTGAGTGTAGTTAAATCCAATGTGAAACGCATAAGCGCAAGTGGTATTCCTGTTATCAGCAATAAACCCGATATT
This region of Chitinophagales bacterium genomic DNA includes:
- a CDS encoding response regulator, translated to MTSETVEILIVEDNDYDAQIAIRALKTNKLDNKLQRLRDGEEAIDFFEEMKKSERIYRPKVIFLDLNMPKVDGHELVEYLKSDPLTEHIPIVIMTSSDLQADIIKSYNLGVNSYVTKPLDLPQFMNVIAEIGYYWLAINRVGE
- a CDS encoding ATP-binding protein, encoding MTELLPYTAIFDNNPIGMLLFDQHMKYIVKANPAFANQLSYSSAEELNGQSSTILLNDSLTDIEKSKLEILLKNGDKTLELRRKIVNAHSKEIFIALNLSRIENGENGESFVLGIIKNLGQEQEFIDKLITNDIKYNALVRNFPNGTIALFDREKRYLILGGKAFENSKYQPEKMLGKTLFEAFPDYLSEKLSDKYDRVLAGEEFEHLMSNDGVYHKIYFSPVRNFLGEVLYGLSITVDVTREIEFQKALEEKNKSLEEKEKELNAHNEELKAFAYSISHDLKSPLRAIKGFMQILLKEYPENFNKDMTELMHMIRDNAQRMDELINDILKITRVGSSELISQKLDLNRLVKKVWQRQLELNDSKPEFEMGTLPKIMGDEILMQQIFDNLLSNAIKYSSKKDKPKVRVMFSDESKSHCIITVKDNGVGFDPKYKDRIFGLFKRLHHQKEFEGNGLGLAIVERIVQRHNGKVWADSKIGKGTSIHLKLPKLQ
- a CDS encoding Gfo/Idh/MocA family oxidoreductase, translated to MLKIGVLGAGHLGKIHIRLLKEIEAFELIGFHDQDAATAAKVSSDFDIPHYENIEQLINDCDAIDVVTPTISHFECAEMAIKKSKHVFIEKPLADTLEHAKQLVDLAKEANIIAQVGHVERFNPAFMAISDELIDPMFIEAHRLASFNPRGTDVSVVLDLMIHDIDIILSVVKSNVKRISASGIPVISNKPDICNARIEFDNACVANITASRISMKQMRKIRMFQKDTYLSVDLLEKKTEIFRLNKKADESNPMSFEIETGVEGEKKFVSYKLPEIKESNAIKTELECFARSILGEIETPVSLLEGYNALKVAYQILEKIEKNRLA